A window of the Pseudomonas fluorescens genome harbors these coding sequences:
- the rplI gene encoding 50S ribosomal protein L9 has translation MQLILLEKIANLGNLGDKVNVKAGYGRNYLLPFGKATAATAANLAAFEERRAELEKAAADRKASAESRAAQLAELEVTITATAGDEGKLFGSIGTHDIADALTASGVEVAKSEVRLPNGTIRNVGEFDVAVHLHAEVEATVRVVVVAA, from the coding sequence ATGCAACTGATCCTTCTGGAAAAAATCGCCAACCTGGGCAACCTGGGCGACAAAGTAAACGTTAAGGCCGGTTACGGCCGTAACTACCTGCTGCCTTTCGGCAAAGCCACCGCTGCGACCGCTGCCAACCTGGCTGCGTTCGAAGAGCGTCGTGCTGAGCTGGAAAAAGCCGCCGCAGACCGTAAAGCATCGGCTGAAAGCCGTGCTGCCCAACTGGCCGAGCTGGAAGTGACCATCACTGCCACCGCTGGCGACGAAGGCAAGCTGTTCGGTTCGATCGGTACTCACGACATCGCTGACGCACTGACCGCCTCCGGCGTTGAAGTTGCGAAAAGCGAAGTTCGTCTGCCGAACGGCACCATCCGCAACGTGGGTGAATTCGACGTGGCTGTGCACCTGCACGCCGAAGTTGAAGCCACCGTACGCGTTGTCGTGGTAGCAGCTTAA
- a CDS encoding YgiQ family radical SAM protein: MQAAKPLFDYPKYWAECFGPAPFLPMSREEMDQLGWDSCDIIIVTGDAYVDHPSFGMAIIGRLLESQGFRVGIIAQPNWQSKDDFMKLGEPNLFFGVAAGNMDSMINRYTADKKIRSDDAYTPGGMAGKRPDRASLVYSQRCKEAYKHVPIVLGGIEASLRRIAHYDYWQDRVRNSILIDASADILLYGNAERAIVEVAQRLSYGHKIEDITDVRGTAFIRRDTPAGWYEVDSTRIDRPGKIDKIINPYVNTQDTQACAIEQEKGPVDDPEEAKVVQILASPKMTRDKTVIRLPSMEKVRNDPVLYAHANRVLHLETNPGNARALVQKHGEIDVWFNPPPIPMTTEEMDYVFGMPYARVPHPAYGKEKIPAYDMIRFSVNIMRGCFGGCTFCSITEHEGRIIQNRSEESIIREIEEIRDKVPGFTGVISDLGGPTANMYRIACKSPEIESACRKPSCVFPGICPNLNTDHSSLIQLYRSARALPGVKKILIASGLRYDLAVESPEYVKELVTHHVGGYLKIAPEHTEEGPLNQMMKPGIGTYDRFKRMFEKYTKEAGKEQYLIPYFIAAHPGTTDEDMMNLALWLKGNGFRADQVQAFYPSPMATATAMYHSGKNPLRKVTYKSDGVTIVKSEEQRRLHKAFLRYHDPKGWPMLREALTRMGRADLIGPGKNQLIPLHQPATDSYQSARRKNSTPAGSHKVAKEKTTKILTQHTGLPPRASDGGNPWDKREQAKAAAFARNQQAAKERKEAAKGKGPKPARKPVVPR; the protein is encoded by the coding sequence ATGCAAGCAGCCAAGCCGTTATTTGACTATCCAAAGTACTGGGCCGAATGTTTCGGGCCTGCGCCATTCCTGCCGATGAGCAGGGAGGAGATGGATCAGCTTGGCTGGGATTCCTGCGACATCATCATTGTTACGGGTGATGCCTACGTCGATCACCCGTCGTTCGGCATGGCGATCATCGGCCGGCTGCTGGAGTCGCAAGGCTTCCGCGTCGGGATCATCGCGCAGCCTAACTGGCAGTCCAAAGACGACTTCATGAAGCTCGGCGAGCCGAACCTGTTCTTCGGCGTCGCGGCCGGCAACATGGACTCGATGATCAACCGCTACACCGCGGACAAGAAAATCCGCTCTGACGACGCCTATACCCCGGGCGGCATGGCCGGCAAGCGTCCGGACCGCGCGAGCCTGGTCTACAGCCAGCGCTGCAAGGAAGCCTACAAGCACGTACCGATCGTGCTCGGCGGCATCGAAGCCTCCCTGCGCCGCATCGCCCACTACGACTACTGGCAGGATCGTGTGCGCAACTCGATCCTGATCGACGCCAGCGCCGACATCCTGCTGTACGGCAACGCCGAGCGGGCGATCGTCGAAGTCGCCCAGCGTCTGTCCTACGGTCACAAGATCGAAGACATCACCGATGTGCGCGGCACCGCGTTCATCCGTCGTGACACGCCTGCGGGCTGGTACGAAGTCGACTCCACGCGTATCGACCGTCCGGGCAAGATCGACAAGATCATCAACCCGTACGTCAACACTCAGGACACTCAGGCTTGTGCAATCGAGCAGGAGAAGGGCCCGGTTGACGACCCGGAAGAAGCCAAGGTCGTGCAGATCCTGGCCAGCCCGAAAATGACCCGCGACAAGACCGTGATCCGCCTGCCGTCGATGGAAAAGGTGCGTAACGACCCGGTCCTGTACGCCCACGCCAACCGCGTGCTGCACCTGGAAACCAACCCGGGCAACGCCCGTGCGCTGGTGCAGAAGCATGGCGAGATCGACGTCTGGTTCAACCCTCCTCCGATTCCGATGACCACTGAAGAAATGGACTACGTGTTCGGCATGCCTTACGCACGTGTTCCGCATCCTGCGTATGGCAAGGAAAAGATCCCGGCCTACGACATGATCCGTTTCTCGGTGAACATCATGCGTGGCTGCTTCGGCGGCTGCACCTTCTGCTCGATCACCGAGCACGAAGGCCGGATCATCCAGAACCGTTCCGAAGAGTCGATCATTCGCGAAATCGAAGAGATCCGCGACAAGGTGCCGGGTTTCACCGGCGTCATCTCCGACCTCGGCGGCCCGACCGCGAACATGTACCGCATCGCCTGCAAGAGCCCGGAAATCGAATCCGCGTGCCGCAAGCCGTCCTGCGTGTTCCCGGGCATCTGCCCGAACCTGAACACCGACCACTCGTCGCTGATTCAGCTGTATCGCAGCGCCCGTGCCTTGCCGGGTGTGAAGAAGATCCTGATTGCCTCCGGCCTGCGTTACGACCTTGCGGTCGAATCGCCGGAGTACGTCAAGGAGCTGGTGACCCACCACGTCGGCGGTTACCTGAAGATCGCCCCGGAACACACCGAGGAAGGTCCGCTCAACCAGATGATGAAACCGGGGATCGGCACCTATGATCGCTTCAAGCGCATGTTCGAGAAGTACACCAAGGAAGCGGGGAAGGAGCAGTACCTGATTCCGTACTTCATCGCCGCGCACCCGGGGACCACCGACGAAGACATGATGAACCTGGCCCTGTGGCTCAAGGGCAACGGTTTCCGTGCCGACCAGGTGCAGGCGTTCTATCCGTCGCCGATGGCCACCGCCACCGCGATGTACCACTCGGGCAAGAACCCACTGCGCAAGGTCACTTACAAGAGCGACGGCGTAACCATCGTCAAGAGCGAAGAGCAGCGTCGTCTGCACAAGGCGTTCCTGCGTTATCACGACCCGAAAGGCTGGCCGATGCTGCGTGAAGCGCTGACCCGCATGGGCCGCGCCGACCTGATCGGGCCGGGCAAGAACCAGTTGATCCCGCTGCATCAGCCGGCCACCGACAGCTACCAGAGTGCCCGTCGCAAGAACTCGACACCGGCCGGCAGCCACAAGGTCGCGAAAGAGAAGACCACCAAGATCCTCACCCAGCACACCGGTCTGCCACCGCGCGCCAGCGACGGCGGCAATCCTTGGGACAAGCGTGAACAGGCCAAGGCCGCGGCATTCGCCCGCAACCAGCAGGCCGCCAAGGAGCGCAAGGAAGCCGCGAAAGGCAAAGGACCGAAACCGGCACGCAAGCCGGTCGTACCGCGCTGA
- the dnaB gene encoding replicative DNA helicase, with amino-acid sequence MNEISAPEQYDLQTAALKVPPHSIEAEQAVLGGLMLDNNAWERVLDQVSDGDFYRHDHRLIFRAIAKLADQNLPIDVVTLAEQLDKEGQTSQVGGLGYLGELAKNTPSVANIKAYAQIVRQRATLRQLIGISTEIADSAFNPEGRTAEEILDEAERQIFAIAEARPKTGGPVGVNDLLTKAIDRIDTLFNTADSITGLSTGYTDLDEKTSGLQPADLIIVAGRPSMGKTTFAMNLVENAVLRSDKVVLVYSLEMPGESLIMRMLSSLGRIDQTKVRSGQLEDDDWPRLTSAVNLLNDRKLFIDDTAGISPSEMRARTRRLVREHGDIGLIMIDYLQLMQIPGSSGDNRTNEISEISRSLKALAKEFNCPVVALSQLNRSLEQRPNKRPVNSDLRESGAIEQDADVIMFVYRDEVYHPETEHKGIAEIIIGKQRNGPIGFIRLAFIGKYTRFENLAPGSYNFDDDE; translated from the coding sequence ATGAACGAAATCTCCGCTCCCGAGCAATACGATCTGCAAACCGCCGCGCTGAAGGTGCCGCCGCATTCCATCGAGGCCGAACAGGCCGTGCTCGGTGGTCTGATGCTGGACAACAACGCCTGGGAGCGCGTGCTCGATCAAGTCTCCGACGGCGATTTCTACCGACATGACCACCGTCTGATTTTCCGTGCGATCGCCAAACTGGCTGATCAGAACTTGCCGATCGACGTCGTGACCCTTGCCGAGCAACTGGACAAGGAAGGTCAGACCTCGCAGGTCGGCGGCCTCGGTTACCTCGGTGAACTGGCAAAAAATACGCCGTCCGTCGCCAACATCAAGGCCTATGCGCAGATCGTCCGCCAGCGTGCGACGTTGCGTCAGTTGATCGGTATCAGCACCGAAATTGCCGACAGCGCCTTCAACCCCGAAGGTCGCACCGCCGAGGAAATCCTCGACGAAGCCGAGCGGCAGATCTTCGCAATTGCCGAGGCCCGGCCAAAAACCGGCGGCCCGGTGGGTGTGAATGACCTGTTGACCAAGGCAATCGACCGCATCGACACTCTGTTCAATACCGCCGACTCGATCACCGGCCTGTCCACCGGCTACACCGACCTCGACGAGAAGACCAGCGGTCTGCAACCGGCCGACTTGATCATCGTCGCCGGCCGTCCGTCGATGGGTAAGACCACCTTCGCGATGAACCTGGTGGAAAACGCCGTATTGCGCAGCGACAAGGTGGTGCTGGTGTACTCCCTTGAGATGCCAGGCGAATCGCTGATCATGCGTATGCTGTCGTCCCTCGGTCGTATCGACCAGACCAAGGTGCGTTCCGGCCAGCTGGAAGACGACGACTGGCCGCGCCTGACCTCGGCGGTCAACCTGCTCAACGATCGCAAGCTGTTCATCGACGACACCGCCGGCATCAGCCCGTCGGAGATGCGTGCCCGGACCCGCCGCCTGGTGCGCGAGCACGGCGACATCGGCCTGATCATGATTGACTACCTGCAACTGATGCAGATCCCCGGTTCCAGCGGTGACAACCGGACCAACGAGATTTCCGAGATCTCCCGATCCCTGAAAGCCCTGGCCAAGGAATTCAACTGCCCCGTGGTTGCCCTTTCGCAGCTCAACCGTTCCCTGGAACAACGTCCCAACAAGCGTCCGGTGAACTCCGACTTGCGGGAATCCGGAGCGATCGAGCAGGACGCCGACGTGATCATGTTCGTGTACCGGGACGAGGTGTATCACCCGGAAACCGAGCACAAGGGCATCGCCGAAATCATCATCGGCAAGCAGCGGAACGGCCCGATCGGCTTCATCCGCCTGGCCTTCATCGGCAAGTACACGCGCTTCGAAAACCTCGCGCCGGGCAGTTATAACTTCGACGACGACGAGTAA
- the rpsR gene encoding 30S ribosomal protein S18, whose translation MARFFRRRKFCRFTAEDVKEIDYKDLNTLKAYVSETGKIVPSRITGTKARYQRQLATAIKRARFLALLAYTDSHGR comes from the coding sequence ATGGCACGTTTCTTCCGTCGTCGTAAATTCTGCCGCTTCACCGCTGAAGACGTGAAGGAGATCGATTACAAAGATCTCAACACTCTGAAAGCCTACGTATCCGAGACCGGCAAAATCGTTCCAAGCCGCATCACCGGTACCAAAGCTCGTTATCAGCGTCAGCTGGCCACCGCTATCAAGCGCGCCCGCTTCCTGGCCCTGCTGGCCTACACCGACAGCCACGGCCGCTGA
- the rpsF gene encoding 30S ribosomal protein S6, with translation MRHYEIIFLVHPDQSEQVGGMVERYTKLIEEDGGKIHRLEDWGRRQLAYAINNVHKAHYVMLNVECTGKALAELEDNFRYNDAVIRNLVIRRDEAVTGQSEMLKAEENRSERRERRERPEHDGSADGDDSDSDSDNSDNADE, from the coding sequence ATGCGTCATTACGAAATCATCTTTCTGGTCCACCCTGACCAGAGCGAGCAAGTCGGCGGCATGGTTGAGCGTTACACCAAGCTGATCGAAGAAGACGGCGGCAAAATCCACCGTCTGGAAGACTGGGGCCGTCGTCAACTGGCCTACGCAATCAACAATGTTCACAAGGCTCACTACGTGATGCTGAACGTTGAGTGCACCGGCAAGGCCCTGGCCGAGCTGGAAGACAACTTCCGCTACAACGATGCTGTGATCCGTAACCTGGTCATCCGTCGCGACGAAGCCGTTACCGGCCAGTCCGAGATGCTCAAGGCTGAAGAAAACCGCAGTGAGCGCCGTGAGCGTCGCGAACGTCCTGAGCACGATGGCAGCGCCGATGGCGATGACAGCGATAGCGACAGCGACAACAGCGATAACGCTGACGAGTAA
- the rlmB gene encoding 23S rRNA (guanosine(2251)-2'-O)-methyltransferase RlmB has product MSQLEKIYGVHAVEALLRHHPKRVKQIWLAESRNDPRVQTLIELANENRVQIGQAERREMDAWVEGVHQGVVADVSPSQVWGEAMLDELLDRTEGAPLLLVLDGVTDPHNLGACLRSADAAGALAVIVPKDKSATLTPVVRKVACGAAEVIPLVAVTNLARTLEKLQQRGLWIVGTAGEAEVSIYDQDLTGPTILIMGAEGKGMRRLTREHCDYLVHLPMAGSVSSLNVSVATGVCLFEAQRQRGAKAKAAAKKA; this is encoded by the coding sequence ATGAGTCAGTTGGAAAAAATCTACGGCGTTCACGCGGTAGAAGCGTTGCTGCGTCACCACCCTAAACGCGTCAAGCAGATCTGGCTGGCCGAAAGCCGCAACGATCCGCGCGTGCAGACGTTGATCGAGCTGGCCAACGAAAACCGGGTTCAGATCGGTCAGGCCGAGCGCCGCGAAATGGACGCCTGGGTCGAAGGCGTGCATCAGGGCGTGGTGGCGGACGTCAGCCCGAGCCAGGTCTGGGGCGAAGCGATGCTCGACGAACTGCTTGATCGCACCGAAGGCGCGCCGCTGTTGCTGGTGCTCGATGGCGTGACCGACCCGCACAACCTCGGCGCCTGCCTGCGTTCGGCGGATGCTGCCGGTGCGCTGGCGGTCATCGTGCCAAAAGACAAGTCAGCCACCCTGACCCCTGTGGTGCGTAAAGTGGCTTGCGGCGCGGCGGAAGTGATTCCGCTGGTGGCCGTCACCAACCTTGCGCGCACCCTGGAAAAGCTTCAGCAGCGCGGGTTGTGGATTGTCGGCACTGCGGGTGAGGCCGAGGTCAGCATCTATGACCAGGACCTGACCGGCCCGACCATCCTGATCATGGGCGCCGAAGGCAAAGGCATGCGTCGCCTGACCCGCGAGCATTGCGACTACCTGGTGCACCTGCCGATGGCCGGTAGCGTCAGTAGTCTCAACGTGTCGGTGGCAACTGGCGTGTGCCTGTTCGAGGCCCAGCGCCAGCGTGGCGCCAAGGCCAAGGCGGCTGCCAAGAAGGCTTAA
- the rnr gene encoding ribonuclease R: MADWQSLDPEAAREAEKYENPIPSRELILQHLADRGSPAAREQLVEEFGLTTEDQIEALRRRLRAMERDAQLIYTRRGTYAPVDKLDLILGRISGHRDGFGFLVPDDGSDDLFMSPAQMRLVFDGDRALARVSGLDRRGRREGVIVEVVSRAHESIVGRYFEEGGIGFVVADNPKIQQEVLVTPGRNANAQIGQFVEVKITHWPTPRFQPQGDVIEVVGNYMAPGMEIDVALRTYDIPHVWPEAVLKEAGKLKPEVEEKDKEKRVDLRHLPFVTIDGEDARDFDDAVYCEARPGKLRLFSGGWKLYVAIADVSSYVKIGSALDNEAQVRGNSVYFPERVVPMLPEQLSNGLCSLNPHVDRLAMVCEMTISKSGEMTDYCFYEAVIHSHARLTYNKVSAMLETPKATEGRKLRGEYTDVLPHLKQLYALYKVLLAARHVRGAIDFETQETRIIFGSERKIAEIRPTTRNDAHKLIEECMLAANVATAEFLKKHEIPALYRVHDGPPPERLEKLRAFLGELGLSLHKGKDGPSPKDYQALLASIKDRPDFHLIQTVMLRSLSQAVYSAQNEGHFGLNYEAYTHFTSPIRRYPDLLTHRAIRSVIHSKQDTPHVRRAGAMTIPKARIYPYDEAALEQLGEQCSMSERRADEATRDVVNWLKCEFMKDRVGESFPGVITAVTGFGLFVELTDIYVEGLVHVTALPGDYYHFDPVHHRLAGERTGRSFRLGDTVEVRVMRVDLDERKIDFEMAEKTISAPIGRKKRGTETTAPAAKVVEEKAPAKSASRRPAKEKAVEAYRPSDAVAKNAELRKSREMKKALLADAKNGGKAASGGKTGRSAPEKASGGKPAKPSKHRKGPPKAGSAPAKSGGARKPKAKS, encoded by the coding sequence ATGGCCGATTGGCAGTCCCTCGATCCCGAGGCCGCTCGTGAAGCGGAAAAATATGAAAACCCTATTCCCAGCCGCGAACTGATCCTTCAGCACCTTGCTGATCGGGGTTCGCCTGCTGCCCGCGAGCAACTGGTCGAAGAGTTTGGTCTGACCACAGAAGACCAGATCGAAGCCCTGCGCCGCCGCCTGCGCGCCATGGAGCGCGACGCTCAACTGATCTACACCCGCCGTGGCACTTATGCGCCGGTGGACAAGCTCGACCTGATCCTCGGCCGCATCAGCGGTCACCGTGACGGCTTCGGCTTCCTGGTGCCGGATGACGGCTCCGATGACCTGTTCATGAGCCCGGCGCAAATGCGTCTGGTGTTCGATGGTGACCGGGCGCTGGCCCGTGTTTCCGGCCTGGACCGTCGCGGTCGTCGCGAAGGCGTGATCGTCGAAGTGGTGTCCCGTGCCCACGAAAGCATCGTCGGCCGTTACTTCGAAGAAGGCGGTATCGGCTTCGTCGTCGCGGACAACCCGAAGATCCAGCAGGAAGTGCTGGTCACCCCGGGTCGCAACGCCAACGCTCAGATCGGTCAGTTCGTCGAGGTGAAAATCACCCACTGGCCGACTCCGCGCTTCCAGCCGCAAGGCGATGTGATCGAAGTCGTCGGCAACTACATGGCGCCGGGCATGGAAATCGATGTCGCCCTGCGCACCTACGACATTCCGCACGTCTGGCCTGAAGCCGTTCTGAAAGAAGCCGGCAAGCTCAAGCCGGAAGTCGAAGAGAAAGACAAAGAGAAACGCGTCGACCTGCGCCATTTGCCGTTCGTCACCATCGACGGCGAAGATGCCCGCGACTTCGACGATGCGGTCTACTGCGAAGCCAGACCCGGCAAACTGCGCCTGTTCTCCGGCGGCTGGAAGTTGTACGTGGCGATTGCCGACGTTTCCAGCTACGTGAAGATCGGTTCGGCTCTGGACAACGAAGCTCAGGTCCGTGGCAACTCGGTGTACTTCCCCGAGCGCGTGGTGCCGATGCTGCCGGAACAGCTTTCCAACGGCCTGTGCTCGTTGAATCCGCACGTTGATCGTCTGGCCATGGTTTGCGAGATGACCATCTCCAAGTCCGGCGAAATGACCGACTACTGCTTCTATGAGGCGGTGATCCACTCCCACGCCCGTCTGACCTACAACAAGGTCAGCGCGATGCTGGAAACGCCGAAAGCCACCGAAGGGCGCAAGTTGCGCGGTGAATACACCGACGTCTTGCCGCACCTCAAGCAGCTCTACGCGCTGTACAAGGTATTGCTGGCTGCCCGCCATGTGCGTGGCGCGATCGATTTCGAAACGCAGGAAACCCGAATCATCTTCGGTTCCGAGCGCAAGATTGCCGAAATCCGTCCGACCACCCGTAACGACGCGCACAAGCTGATCGAGGAATGCATGCTGGCGGCCAACGTGGCCACCGCCGAATTCCTGAAAAAGCACGAAATCCCTGCGCTGTACCGTGTTCACGACGGCCCGCCACCGGAGCGTCTGGAAAAACTGCGCGCGTTCCTCGGTGAGCTCGGTCTGTCCCTGCACAAAGGCAAGGATGGTCCGTCGCCGAAGGACTATCAGGCCCTGTTGGCCAGCATCAAGGACCGCCCGGATTTCCATCTGATCCAGACCGTGATGCTGCGCTCGTTGAGCCAGGCGGTGTACAGCGCCCAGAACGAAGGCCACTTCGGTCTGAATTACGAAGCCTATACCCACTTCACTTCGCCGATCCGTCGTTACCCGGACCTGCTCACGCACCGGGCGATCCGCAGCGTGATCCATTCGAAACAGGACACCCCGCACGTTCGCCGTGCCGGTGCGATGACCATTCCGAAGGCGCGCATCTATCCGTACGACGAAGCAGCGCTGGAGCAGCTCGGCGAGCAGTGCTCGATGAGCGAGCGCCGTGCCGACGAAGCGACCCGCGACGTAGTGAACTGGCTCAAGTGCGAGTTCATGAAAGACCGCGTGGGCGAATCGTTCCCGGGCGTGATCACCGCCGTGACCGGTTTCGGCCTGTTCGTCGAGCTGACCGATATTTACGTCGAAGGTCTGGTGCACGTCACCGCACTGCCGGGCGACTACTACCACTTCGACCCTGTGCACCACCGCTTGGCGGGCGAGCGCACCGGTCGCAGCTTCCGCCTTGGCGATACCGTTGAAGTGCGTGTCATGCGCGTCGATCTCGACGAGCGCAAGATCGACTTCGAGATGGCTGAAAAAACCATCAGCGCGCCGATTGGCCGCAAGAAGCGTGGCACCGAGACGACCGCTCCTGCAGCGAAGGTTGTGGAAGAGAAGGCTCCGGCAAAGTCCGCCAGTCGTCGCCCGGCCAAGGAAAAAGCCGTCGAGGCTTATCGTCCGAGCGATGCCGTGGCGAAAAACGCCGAACTGCGCAAAAGCCGTGAAATGAAGAAGGCTTTGCTGGCCGACGCCAAAAACGGTGGTAAAGCGGCGTCCGGGGGAAAGACCGGACGGTCGGCGCCTGAAAAGGCCTCCGGCGGCAAGCCAGCCAAACCGAGCAAACACCGTAAAGGCCCGCCAAAAGCGGGTTCCGCTCCAGCCAAAAGTGGCGGGGCGCGTAAACCGAAGGCGAAGTCATGA